The genomic stretch GCGCGGCCAGATCGCCTCCCACAAGGGCGAGGGCCCCGTCGAGGGGCGCGAGATCCGGGCCCGCCTCTTCTGGCTCCACGACACGCCGCTCGACCTCAACCAGTCCTACACCCTCCGCCTCGCTTCCCAGTCGGTCAGCGCCCAGGTCACGAAGATCGAGCGGGTCATCGACTCGAGCACCCTCGAGGTCTCGTCCGAGGCCGGGTTGGCGACGCAGGTGCGGAAGAACGAGGTCGCCGAGATCGTCCTCCGCACGCGGAAGCCGCTCGCCTTCGACAACGGCGACCGGATCACCGAGACCGGCCGCTTCGTCCTCCAGCAGGGCTCCCGCATCGGCGGCGGCGGCGTCATCTACGACGCCCAGTACGCCGCCGACGCCGAGGGGGTGAAGAGCGACAACATCACGTGGGTCGAGGGCGAGGTGACGAAGGAGCTCCGCGACCGCCATTACGGCCATCAGGGCGCGGTGGTCTGGTTCACCGGCCTCTCCGGCTCGGGCAAGTCGACCCTCGCGGGACGGCTCGAACGGGCGCTCTTCCAGAGCGGCATCGGCGCGACGATCCTCGATGGCGACAACCTCCGCCACGGCCTCTGCGCGAACCTCGGCTTCTCCGACGAGGATCGCGTCGAGAACATCCGTCGCGCGGGCGAGACGGCGAAGCTGATGGCCGAGGCCGGCCTCGTCGTCGTCACCTCCCTCATCTCCCCCTTCCGGGCCGACCGGAAGCGGGTCCGCGACATCTGCCGCGAGGGGGGCGTCCCCTTCATCGAGGTCTACGTCAACGCCCCGCTCGAAGTCTGCGAGGCGCGCGACGTGAAGGGGCTCTACAAGAAGGCCCGGGCCGGGGAGATCAAGAAATTCACCGGCATCGATTCCCCCTACGAGGCCCCGGAAAAGCCCGACATCGAGCTGAAGACCGCCGAGATCTCCCATGACGAGGCGATCGCGCTCCTGCTGGAACGGGTCCGCCGCCTGGCGAATCCCGGCGAGACGCTGATCCCGCCCGGCGAAGAGATCTAGTTTCGGATCGGGTTCCGGCCAGGAAAAGTGAAAAGCCGTCTGGCCTACAGGGTCAGACGGCTTTTCTTTTTTGACCGGAGAGGGGGGGACTCCGGCCAAATTTTGCCCACCCGGGCAAAATCTTTCAGTAACCTATCGCATGCTTTGTTTGTTCCCCCATGGAGGGGGACCGCTCATTGCATGAAGGAAAGCCTAACCGATTCCCCGTCGGCGCGGTATCGGACGGAGGCGGAAAAGGGACGTCTCATTTGTCCTACAAGCGGAGAAGGGAGAGGGTGGCGAAGATGCGCCCTGAAATGAGAAAAGCCGTCCGGCCTACAGGGCCGGACGGCTTCGCTTTTTGAACCGAGGAGGGGGGGAACCCCGGTCCATCTTTGCCCACCCGGGCAAATCGCTTTTACTGTCCTGCGGTGGTCGCCGTCTTCCTCGGAAGGGGCTCGCACTGCATGGAAGAGACCTTATCCGATTCCAGGTTACTCCGGTATCGGACGGAGGCTGAAAATGGACGTCTCATTTGTCCTACAAGGCCCAAACGAATCGGGCAGGCTGTGTAGGCAAATTTCCTAAGCGGCCCCTCGGCGAATGGCTTCGGAGGCTGATGAATAGGGGAATCCGCGCCTTCGGGAGGATGGTTGATCCTCTCATCTTTTTACCCCATAAAGTAAAAAGAACCGACACCGAACGGGAAATAATCCCGCTTGCGGGGCGGTAATAAAAAAAGAGCATCCCCGAAGGGATGCTCTTTTTTCGCCCGGACGGAGGAAGGACTAACCTTCGATCGTGTTGAGCTCGACGGGCTCGACCTGGACGCCCTCGGCCTCGAGCCAGACGACGGCCGATTTGAGGACTTCCCGTTCCCCCTCGAACTCGAGGGCGACGATGCCGACGTCCTTCGTGACGCTGGCGTTGCGGAGGCTGAAGACGAGGTCGAACTTCCGCGCCAGCGTGCAGAGCAGGGGCTTCTGGACGTTGGAGGGGTTGTAGGTCAGCCAGTATCGCTGGGTTTCGATGGCCATGGGTTTCTCCGTTGCGATCAACCCCCGGCGATGGCGGGGACGATGCTGATTTCGTCGGTCGGCTTGATGGGGGTCGCCTTTTCCTGGAGGAAGCGGATGTCCTCGCCGTTGACGTAGATGTTCACGAAGCGGCGGACGTTGCCCTTGTCGTCGACGAGGCGCTCGCCGATGCCGGGGAAGGCCTTGTCGAGGTTCGTGAGGATTTCCTCGATGGTGCCGCCCTCGACGGCGACGACTTCCTGGTTGCCGGTGAGGTTCCGCAGGGGGGTGGGGATGGTGACTTGGGTCGACATGCTGTTCTTCTTTCTTTCGGTTAAATGAGTGAAGGGGTCTTAAGCGGCCGCCTCGACCGCGCTCCCGTTCAGGAGGCTGTCGAACTCGCGGATGCTGGGGTTGATGATGCGGGGCGCGCCGACGTGGTCGGCGACGGCCTCGGCGGTCTTCAGCCCGTTGCCGGTGATGCAGAGGACGGCCGACTCGTTCGCCGGGATCTTCCCGGTGGCGATCAGCTTCTTCGCGCAGGCGACGGTGACGCCGCCCGCGGTCTCGGCGAAGATCCCCTCGCATTCGGCGAGCATCTTGATCCCCTCGATGATCTCCTCGTTGGTGGCGTCCTCGGAGGCCCCGCCGTTCTCGCGGATGGCGTGGACGGCGTAGTAGCCGTCGGCGGGGGTGCCGATGGCGAGGGACTTCGCGATGGTGTCGGGCTTCGGCACGGGGCGGATGATGTCGGTCCCCGCCTTGTAGGCGGCGGTGATCGGGTTGCAGCCGCTGGCCTGGGCGCCGTGGACGGTGAAGCCCGCCTCGTCGAGGAGGCCGACCTTGACCAGTTCCTGGTAGGCCTTGGTGATCTTCGTGAGGAGGGAGCCGCTGGCCATCGGGACGACGGTGTGGCGCGGGAGCTGCCAGCCGAGCTGCTCGGCGATCTCGAAGCCCATGCTCTTCGACCCCTCGGCGTAGTAGGGCCGGAGGTTGACGTTGACGAAGCCCCAGCCGTATTTCCCGGCGATCTCGGAGCAGAGCCGGTTCACCTGGTCATAGGCGCCGCGGATGCCGACGACGTTCGTGCCGTAGACGAGGCTGTTCAGCACCTTGCTCCGCTCGAGGTCGTAGGGGATGAGGACGTAGCTCTTCAGCCCGGCGGCGGCGGCGTTCGCGGCGACGCTGTTCGCGAGGTTGCCGGTCGAGGCGCAGGCGACGATCTCGAAGCCGAGCTCGCGGGCGCGGGAGAGGGCGACGGAGACGACGCGGTCCTTGAAGGAGAGGGTGGGGTAGTTGACCGTGTCGTTCTTCACGTAGAGCTCGCGGATGCCGAGGGCCTTGGCGAGGCGGTCGGCCTTGACGAGGGGGGTGAAGCCGACCTGGAGGCCGACGGTGGGATCGCCGTCGATCGGGAGGAGCTCCCGGTAGCGCCACATGCTCTGGGGGCGCGAGGCGATGGCCTGGCGGCTGATGCTCTTCTTGATCTTGTCGTAGTCGTAGGCGGCTTCGAGGGGGCCGAAGTCGTACTCGCAGACGTGGATCGCCTTCTTTTCGTAGAGGCGGCCGCACTCGCGACACTTGAGGTTGCTGAAAAATTCCGTTCCCATGGCTCTGTTGATGACTGTTTGTTTTCTTCCTCCGCACGGGAAATCCGGCAGTGGAGAGAAAGCAAGGGGAAGGGAGGGGAGGACCGTGGGTATGAGTTTTCCAACTCGTCCCGTTAAGGTTCGTGAGAACCCTGCGTCTAGGTCATCGCACCTCTTATCCTTCACCGGGCGGAGACGCCGTTTTTAAGGGGCGTCCCTCTCCAATGCTGGGTTTAGCACCTGCCGGAAGGGAGTGGGCTTTTGCCCGAATCGTACTTCCCGGTTGCCGCGACATCGTAAGGCCAGTCCCTCCGTCGCTCTCGATAAGATTGGGGTGAATCTTGCGTAGGAAGGGCTGATTGTCAATAGTCTTCCTCATGCCGTCCCCCCTGCCGCCCTCTTCCCTCCTCTCCGTCTCCGAGGCCCGGAAACGGATCGACGGGGGGGTCTTTCCGCTCCCTCCCGAGGCGATCCCGCTCGACCGGGCCCTGGCCGAAAACCGGGTCCTCCGCCAGGGCGTCGAGGCCGATGCCGACAGCCCCCCCTTCGACCGTTCCGCGATGGACGGCTATGCGATTGCGGCAGGCGAGGGGGAGGTCTTCCGCGTCGTCGGCGCGGTGCGGGCGGGCGAGGTCTTCGCGGGGCCGCTGCCGTTGGGGAAGGGGACCTGCGTGCGGATTTTCACCGGCGCGGCAGTGCCCGAAGGTACGGTCCGCGTGGTGATGCAGGAGGAGGCGCAAGCGGCAGGGAAGGAGGGGGCGGAAGTCCGCTTCAATCCCGCCGCGCTCGGCACCGAATACCCGCTCTTCCTCCGTCGCCGGGGAGAGGAATATCGG from Verrucomicrobium sp. GAS474 encodes the following:
- a CDS encoding ubiquitin-like small modifier protein 1, translated to MSTQVTIPTPLRNLTGNQEVVAVEGGTIEEILTNLDKAFPGIGERLVDDKGNVRRFVNIYVNGEDIRFLQEKATPIKPTDEISIVPAIAGG
- a CDS encoding NIL domain-containing protein — encoded protein: MAIETQRYWLTYNPSNVQKPLLCTLARKFDLVFSLRNASVTKDVGIVALEFEGEREVLKSAVVWLEAEGVQVEPVELNTIEG
- the cysC gene encoding adenylyl-sulfate kinase, with product MSSELERLKIVIVGHVDHGKSTLIGRLFFDTNSFPEGKVESIRKACEAEGMDFEYSFLLDALLEEQEQNITIDTTQIQFQTPKRKYVIIDAPGHKEFLKNMITGAASADAAILLIDAKEGVQEQSRRHGFLLSLLGVKQVIVAVNKMDLVNFDQAKFAAIEKEYREFLGKLNVVPSHFIPIAARHGDNIVGSSANLPWHQGLSIVEALDAFASPGSSSELPLRFSVQDVYRFDERRIIAGRIETGRLRVGDELVFWPDRKRSKVKSIEWWGATEPKTEAEAGFSTAVTLEEQIFVERGQIASHKGEGPVEGREIRARLFWLHDTPLDLNQSYTLRLASQSVSAQVTKIERVIDSSTLEVSSEAGLATQVRKNEVAEIVLRTRKPLAFDNGDRITETGRFVLQQGSRIGGGGVIYDAQYAADAEGVKSDNITWVEGEVTKELRDRHYGHQGAVVWFTGLSGSGKSTLAGRLERALFQSGIGATILDGDNLRHGLCANLGFSDEDRVENIRRAGETAKLMAEAGLVVVTSLISPFRADRKRVRDICREGGVPFIEVYVNAPLEVCEARDVKGLYKKARAGEIKKFTGIDSPYEAPEKPDIELKTAEISHDEAIALLLERVRRLANPGETLIPPGEEI
- the thrC gene encoding threonine synthase encodes the protein MGTEFFSNLKCRECGRLYEKKAIHVCEYDFGPLEAAYDYDKIKKSISRQAIASRPQSMWRYRELLPIDGDPTVGLQVGFTPLVKADRLAKALGIRELYVKNDTVNYPTLSFKDRVVSVALSRARELGFEIVACASTGNLANSVAANAAAAGLKSYVLIPYDLERSKVLNSLVYGTNVVGIRGAYDQVNRLCSEIAGKYGWGFVNVNLRPYYAEGSKSMGFEIAEQLGWQLPRHTVVPMASGSLLTKITKAYQELVKVGLLDEAGFTVHGAQASGCNPITAAYKAGTDIIRPVPKPDTIAKSLAIGTPADGYYAVHAIRENGGASEDATNEEIIEGIKMLAECEGIFAETAGGVTVACAKKLIATGKIPANESAVLCITGNGLKTAEAVADHVGAPRIINPSIREFDSLLNGSAVEAAA